Proteins from a genomic interval of Paenibacillus lentus:
- a CDS encoding Fur family transcriptional regulator, translating into MKSLNLTTQRKAVYDVVRNADDHPTAAEVMNRLVEQGYNFAYGTVYNSLRYLTDKELIRELKLGEAASRYDAKLDDHQHILCEVCGRVDEVMTKVPEDWSAAVAKETGYDVHHAHVVFGGVCQSCMQKK; encoded by the coding sequence ATGAAATCACTAAATTTAACGACACAGCGCAAAGCCGTCTATGATGTTGTTCGTAACGCAGACGATCATCCTACTGCCGCAGAAGTGATGAATCGTCTTGTAGAGCAAGGATATAATTTCGCCTATGGCACAGTATATAATTCACTCCGGTATTTAACCGACAAGGAGTTGATTCGGGAATTGAAGCTTGGTGAGGCTGCGAGCCGCTATGACGCCAAGCTTGATGATCACCAGCATATTCTGTGCGAAGTATGCGGGAGAGTGGATGAAGTCATGACCAAGGTTCCGGAGGACTGGAGCGCGGCAGTTGCTAAGGAAACCGGGTATGACGTGCATCATGCCCATGTTGTATTCGGGGGGGTGTGCCAATCATGCATGCAGAAGAAATAA
- a CDS encoding response regulator transcription factor encodes MHAEEIKNRVQPGNVTPFRRPGNELSYNEEPNSSSIPVACPTTQRVILVSPFPSEIYELVRDLSVGCFDVLMFHHWEQGIRNASAADLVIFDLTAYHRQDEATLITTRMLQDLENIPSLLLVNEAMLSQMNQRLMNLELLVWPASPNEILYHVQRIIRTSNHRPAASTALPTANTVIFKDLWIDRKKMQVYRDGTAIELTKTEYELLMKLLDHEGSVLSREELLADVWETSFTGGSNVVDVHIKSLRKKLGDRAVSPTYIATVRGVGYRLAD; translated from the coding sequence ATGCATGCAGAAGAAATAAAGAACAGAGTTCAACCTGGGAACGTGACTCCTTTCAGACGTCCGGGCAATGAACTATCTTACAATGAGGAACCGAACAGCAGCAGTATCCCGGTGGCATGCCCAACGACGCAGCGCGTCATCCTCGTCAGCCCATTTCCGAGTGAAATCTATGAGTTGGTCAGAGATTTGTCAGTAGGCTGCTTCGATGTTCTTATGTTTCATCATTGGGAACAAGGAATACGCAATGCCTCTGCAGCCGATCTTGTTATATTCGACCTGACAGCCTATCATCGCCAGGACGAGGCGACATTGATCACGACACGGATGCTGCAGGATCTGGAGAATATTCCGTCTCTGCTGCTCGTTAATGAAGCGATGCTGTCACAAATGAATCAGCGATTAATGAATTTGGAGCTTCTCGTCTGGCCGGCTTCGCCCAACGAAATTCTGTACCATGTACAGCGAATCATTCGCACAAGTAATCATCGGCCGGCGGCATCTACGGCTTTGCCGACAGCGAATACGGTTATTTTCAAGGATCTGTGGATTGATCGCAAGAAAATGCAGGTGTACCGCGATGGTACAGCTATTGAACTCACGAAGACGGAATACGAACTGCTGATGAAGCTATTGGACCATGAAGGGAGCGTCTTGTCCCGAGAAGAGCTGCTGGCGGACGTATGGGAGACTTCTTTTACAGGCGGCAGTAATGTGGTGGATGTGCATATCAAGAGCTTGCGCAAGAAGCTTGGTGACCGGGCTGTCAGCCCAACTTATATTGCTACCGTTCGCGGGGTGGGATATCGCCTCGCCGATTAA
- a CDS encoding methyl-accepting chemotaxis protein, whose amino-acid sequence MKNRITLSLFIASGSVSVVPIVLMLVWSASSWWIVGMISVAVALLVAWLLTRAITGRLRHLSESIVQISRGDLSARISDSDRKDEIGMVAKRLQEAVDHWNAMLTEMRQASSQVNLSANQLSASADQTTKAIEHVTLAIQEVASGSERQIRHMDRGVNGVEDISRQVAAISGHIQDVTQTMEQTTAVAEEGNTSVISVVEKIEHIHHTVDELGSVIQTLSEHTENIGGIVGVITGIAQQTNLLALNASIEAARAGEEGRGFAVVASEVRKLAEGSENYAHQIEDLIGGIQAEVRRALESMENARKGVEEGIVAVDISGRSFSRIRRAVRGAAAKIEEVSGAAQELMAGAGEVSETIADIRNITEEGSENVTTISAAAEEQLASIQEIASSTSQLSSIARQLEEMVDRFKLGKS is encoded by the coding sequence ATGAAAAATCGCATAACACTCTCCTTATTTATTGCTAGTGGGTCGGTTAGCGTCGTTCCTATTGTATTGATGTTAGTATGGAGTGCGTCGTCATGGTGGATCGTAGGGATGATATCTGTGGCTGTTGCCCTGCTAGTGGCCTGGCTGCTTACTCGAGCCATTACGGGGCGGCTCCGTCATTTGAGCGAATCGATTGTGCAAATTAGCCGTGGCGACCTGTCAGCGCGAATCAGCGATAGCGACCGCAAGGATGAGATTGGCATGGTGGCGAAACGCCTTCAGGAGGCGGTCGATCATTGGAATGCCATGCTGACAGAGATGCGGCAAGCGTCTAGCCAGGTCAATTTATCGGCGAACCAGTTATCAGCTAGTGCAGACCAGACTACTAAAGCGATCGAGCACGTGACCTTGGCGATTCAGGAGGTCGCATCTGGAAGTGAACGCCAAATACGCCATATGGATCGAGGCGTAAATGGGGTTGAAGATATATCACGCCAAGTAGCAGCCATTTCGGGTCATATTCAAGATGTAACCCAAACGATGGAGCAGACAACGGCAGTCGCCGAAGAAGGAAATACGTCCGTTATTAGTGTTGTAGAGAAAATTGAGCATATCCACCATACCGTGGATGAGCTTGGCTCAGTGATTCAAACTTTAAGCGAGCACACTGAAAATATTGGTGGAATTGTCGGTGTCATTACGGGGATCGCTCAGCAGACCAATCTGCTTGCCTTGAACGCTTCTATAGAAGCGGCAAGAGCCGGCGAGGAAGGCCGAGGTTTTGCCGTAGTCGCCTCTGAAGTTCGCAAGCTTGCTGAAGGCTCTGAGAACTATGCCCATCAGATTGAAGATTTGATTGGCGGAATCCAGGCGGAAGTGAGGCGGGCGCTGGAATCTATGGAAAATGCGAGGAAGGGCGTAGAAGAGGGGATTGTTGCTGTCGACATTTCCGGACGCAGCTTCTCGCGAATCCGCAGAGCTGTCCGGGGAGCCGCAGCCAAAATTGAAGAAGTATCCGGAGCGGCCCAGGAGTTGATGGCCGGAGCCGGTGAGGTATCAGAAACGATAGCCGATATTCGCAACATTACGGAGGAGGGCTCCGAGAACGTAACCACCATCTCGGCTGCTGCCGAGGAGCAGTTGGCTTCGATTCAGGAAATCGCATCCTCTACAAGCCAATTATCCTCTATCGCCAGACAGTTGGAGGAGATGGTTGACAGATTTAAATTAGGAAAGTCATAA
- a CDS encoding uroporphyrinogen-III synthase produces the protein MARRLEGKRIALTGPRRAEELGKLIENMGGIPLYRPAQGTVFLDDEKLRQGIQTWVNHPPEWSIFTTGIGLNALFEMAEEMGLLDPLLSNLSKSHIAARGYKTVNALKKRGLSPHVRDDDGSTDGLIRELAAYDLKDTTVLLQLYGDPAPKLVSWLRQQGASCTEILPYSHVAPPEAALEQLLYDIIEARVDAVSFTSSPQVRFLLEYAKKQGHFNDLIAALKESVIAVAVGKVTAQGLYEAGIPRVVAPKEERMGSMIVELARYYAGESDPLLAGK, from the coding sequence GTGGCTAGAAGATTAGAAGGCAAGCGAATTGCGCTAACTGGGCCTCGCCGTGCGGAGGAGTTAGGCAAGCTGATCGAAAATATGGGTGGGATTCCGTTATATCGTCCCGCGCAAGGAACTGTATTTTTGGATGATGAGAAGCTGCGCCAGGGAATTCAGACATGGGTTAATCACCCGCCAGAATGGTCGATTTTTACGACGGGAATCGGGCTGAATGCATTGTTTGAAATGGCCGAGGAAATGGGATTACTGGATCCATTGCTGAGCAACCTCTCTAAGTCGCATATTGCTGCGCGAGGGTATAAGACGGTAAATGCATTGAAGAAGCGCGGGCTGTCGCCTCATGTCCGGGATGATGACGGCAGTACCGATGGACTGATTCGGGAGCTGGCCGCATATGATTTGAAGGATACCACAGTATTGCTTCAGTTATACGGCGACCCTGCTCCGAAGCTTGTATCCTGGCTTAGGCAGCAGGGGGCTTCCTGCACGGAAATATTGCCTTACAGCCATGTTGCTCCGCCCGAAGCAGCTTTGGAACAATTGTTATATGACATCATTGAAGCGCGGGTTGATGCCGTCTCCTTCACAAGCAGTCCACAGGTGAGATTTCTGTTGGAATATGCAAAGAAGCAGGGGCATTTCAATGATCTTATCGCTGCGCTAAAGGAATCGGTCATCGCTGTAGCTGTGGGAAAAGTGACGGCTCAGGGATTATATGAAGCTGGTATTCCGCGAGTAGTTGCTCCAAAGGAGGAACGAATGGGCAGCATGATTGTTGAGCTGGCGCGCTATTATGCTGGTGAAAGCGATCCTCTGCTGGCAGGCAAATAA
- a CDS encoding ThuA domain-containing protein gives MNKKKALLIGDYTHPKFYPLQGVDLEITHILNDHFSVQCTENNQMLEESNLQSFDLCISYHDSWREKLSSKQTAGLLSCISGGRGLLILHNGIVLQKKYELAQLIGARNTTHPSIHKLEMRVSAPEHDIMQNISSFEIEDEPYRFEFDPFSETTILLEYEMDGEWYPAAWAHSYGLGRVVYLLPGRDQVVFQHPEYRKLLLQAAKWAARSPG, from the coding sequence ATGAATAAGAAAAAAGCGCTGCTGATCGGAGATTACACTCATCCTAAATTTTATCCCCTGCAAGGGGTGGATCTGGAAATTACCCATATTTTAAATGATCATTTTTCAGTACAATGTACAGAGAATAATCAAATGCTTGAGGAAAGCAACTTGCAGTCGTTCGATCTGTGTATATCCTATCATGACAGTTGGAGAGAGAAGCTGTCTTCCAAGCAGACCGCGGGTCTTTTGTCTTGCATCAGCGGTGGACGTGGCCTGCTTATCCTTCATAACGGCATTGTGTTGCAGAAAAAATATGAGCTTGCACAGCTCATCGGCGCAAGAAACACAACGCATCCTTCTATTCACAAATTGGAAATGCGCGTCTCTGCACCGGAACATGATATTATGCAAAATATTTCGTCTTTTGAAATCGAGGACGAGCCATATCGATTTGAATTTGATCCGTTTAGTGAAACGACCATTTTACTGGAATATGAAATGGACGGAGAATGGTATCCGGCGGCATGGGCCCATTCTTATGGGCTTGGCCGTGTAGTGTATCTGCTGCCAGGACGTGATCAGGTTGTGTTCCAGCATCCGGAATATCGCAAGCTTTTGCTGCAGGCTGCGAAGTGGGCGGCAAGGTCGCCAGGTTAA